The Maylandia zebra isolate NMK-2024a linkage group LG14, Mzebra_GT3a, whole genome shotgun sequence genome includes the window TCTCTGGATGGATGAGCCCCCCCCCACCTTCCCACCGGAGTCACCACCATTACATCATCTATTCCCACACAGGCGAACAGGAAACGAAGGCttcttttgaaatattttacCTGGATCCCGAACTGCGTCCGTGCGGCTCCACATGAAAAGGACGCAGAGggaggattattattattatttttttttttaaagaaccaaaaacaacaataaaaaaaagaaaacacatgagCGGTGATGTCTGCACACGGATGATGGCGTTTCAATGAaaggggagaggagaggagggggcAGAGAAGGAGAGACGTGCACCGTCATCAGCATCTGTCCGCCAGCTCCCTTTGTGTTCACCGGAGAATGTGAATGGCGAAAGATGACATGGCAGAGGTAGATCTGGCATCGAGTGGAGCGGAACCCCCCGGCGAGGCCTCCTCGGCGTTTCCCTACGAGGAGTACGAGTGCAAAATCTGCTACAATTATTTCGACCTTGACCGCCGGGCTCCCAAGATCCTAGAGTGCCTGCACACGTTTTGCGAGGAGTGCCTGAACACGCTTCACCTTCGGGAGGAGCGGCCATGGCGCATCAGCTGCCCCGTCTGTCGCCACCGGACCCCGGTTCCGGATTATCGGATACAGAACCTCCCCAACAACACGAAGGTGACGGAGGATTTCCCGCTCTACATCGACTCGGACCCCCTGCCTCAGGACGCTTTGCCGCCGTACCCTCCCCCGCTGCACCCGGCTCTCGTCGCCCTCCGCCGGGAGGAGGCGTCGGGGGCGTCCAGCGCCAGTCAGGCGACCCCGTCCACCACCGTGTCCGCGGCCACAACCCTCTCCCAGGACTCGGTGCGCTACGACAGCTGTCAGAGCTGCAAGAGGGTGGCGCTGACCACCGGCTGCGTGTGCGTGATCTTCTCCTTCCTCTCCATGCTGGTGCTGCTGTTCATGGGCCTGATCTTTGTGCACAGCCACAGCATTCCTCCCTCGCCGGCGGGACCCATTTGCCTGTCGGTAGCCAGCATCTTGGCCATGTTCTCGGTCGTCGTCACATGGCTCATCTGCTGGCTCAAATACAGACCGGACCATGAGACAGGCCGCTCATCCGCCACCAGTAACTCCCGGAGAAACGCCTGATAGGCTGCCGCCTCTGACTTTCGATGGAGAtgttgcaggctgctgtggGTGTGTGGGTGGTGATGTACATAGTACTGGCAACTCCTGCTCCCTTTACTTTTCTAGGAATAAATCTTGCCCAAAATGGCCTTTTATGAGTATAGCAAACACCCGAAGGCCTTCATGTTGTTGGAGCAATAGGCCGACATGATCCTTgatatgttgttttttcttcccttAAGTTATGCACTTGAATTTGCAGTCTGGGCATCTCCATGAGTGAACTCCAAGTCTTAGACCCTCTGCCTGGGCCTAAGTCTGTATTTGGTTTGTATATGGCTGAATGTTGAAGTGCTTATTTCCAAGGTTTGACACCCTCACCACCTTACCCTGCTGAATAATATGCATATCCCACTATGCCAATCACTGTATGATAACTGTCCACGATCGTTCACTCATATCTCAACAAAGCACTATTGTAATGTACTGATATTTGCTGATATCTCATCTCAGTTATGAGATTAACTGAGTTTCCAGGGTTCTTATGAAGGGTTGCTTGTATATGTTTGCATGGAGAGCCTCTAAGATGCAGATGCAGGTACAGTAGAAGATGCATCCACAATCTAACCTTGTAAATAGTTGACAGGTGCAGAGGTGTGGGAGTGATCAGCCTTTCTTAAGGACACTTCATGAACCTTGTGCTTTAACCTCGCCCTGCAGGGTACCACTGCAGGAAAACTGCAAAGCTTGTGATTTTGAACCTGTGTTTTGCCTCATTTGTGCATGTTTGGCTACTGAAAGGTCAAGGCTTTTTTaataggtttattttttttttttctttttaattggaAGAGACGGTGCGTCTCCTGACT containing:
- the rnf228 gene encoding RING finger protein 228, whose amino-acid sequence is MAKDDMAEVDLASSGAEPPGEASSAFPYEEYECKICYNYFDLDRRAPKILECLHTFCEECLNTLHLREERPWRISCPVCRHRTPVPDYRIQNLPNNTKVTEDFPLYIDSDPLPQDALPPYPPPLHPALVALRREEASGASSASQATPSTTVSAATTLSQDSVRYDSCQSCKRVALTTGCVCVIFSFLSMLVLLFMGLIFVHSHSIPPSPAGPICLSVASILAMFSVVVTWLICWLKYRPDHETGRSSATSNSRRNA